In Vigna angularis cultivar LongXiaoDou No.4 chromosome 8, ASM1680809v1, whole genome shotgun sequence, one DNA window encodes the following:
- the LOC108345333 gene encoding casparian strip membrane protein 2: protein MSTTIDIPESSKVVVAAPLRPGGWKKGIAIMDFILRLGAIAAALGGAATMGTSDQTLPFFTQFFQFEASYDSFTTFQFFVITMALVGGYLVLSLPFSVVAIIRPHAVGPRLFLIILDTVFLTLATASAASAAAVVYLAHNGDQDTNWLAICNQFGDFCAQTSAAVVSSFVAVVVLVLVIVMSALAIGKP from the exons ATGTCAACCACCATCGATATCCCAGAATCAAGTAAAGTTGTGGTTGCGGCACCACTAAGGCCAGGAGGATGGAAAAAAGGGATAGCCATAATGGATTTCATTTTAAGGTTAGGTGCCATAGCAGCTGCTCTTGGTGGTGCTGCCACTATGGGAACAAGTGATCAGACACTCCCTTTCTTCACTCAGTTCTTTCAGTTTGAGGCTAGTTATGATAGCTTCACTACTTTCCA GTTTTTTGTTATTACTATGGCTTTAGTGGGTGGCTACCTCGTGCTATCTCTTCCTTTCTCCGTTGTTGCAATTATTCGTCCCCATGCTGTTGGACCAAGGCTTTTCCTCATTATCTTGGACACt GTGTTTCTCACTCTAGCCACTGCCAGTGCTGCTTCAGCTGCTGCCGTAGTTTACTTAGCACACAACGGTGATCAGGACACGAACTGGTTAGCCATATGCAACCAATTTGGAGACTTTTGTGCGCAGACCAGTGCAGCTGTGGTGTCATCGTTCGTTGCCGTTGTTGTCTTAGTATTGGTTATTGTGATGTCTGCTTTAGCAATTGGCAAGCCTTGA